The DNA region CAAAGTGATTCCTATTCCCTGGAAGGAACTTCATACAAAACCTGCTACAACTATGTCCAAGCATGGGAGAGTCCATCCCAATTTAGAATCTAAACTTTATAGGCGCATCCAAGTTCTGGAAGTAAAAAAGTTGTAAAATTTAAGGTCATGGATTCTTCCCCTGAGGTTTAAGTCCAGCAGTGTTCCAGCCATCTATGTTTGCCAGAGTCAGAGCCCCGGTGAGGGAGGATACTGTAAGAGTGCATTGCATGAACCTGTGAAGATGAAGCCTGAGTTGCATTTTGAGACCACAAGATGTTGAGATACCTAAGCTATGAGACACTTGCCAAGGAGAGCTGCATTCAGGGAGGACAAGTAACTAAACTGAGAGATGTATAAGGGTTTTCAATGATAGGCCCATCTAGAATTTCTCTTGCAAGGCTATATCCTATTCAAAGAGCAAAGAAATGACAGAAGTGAACCTTATTACTCAGGTTCCTTCTAAGATGACTTGGTTATTACATTAGAATTTCTTGGTTCTGAAATCAGTGGGGAAAGCACAagaatcatataaatatattaagaatGAAGCATACATTTACAGTGATGCTGGTATCATGGTTTCTGTTTTACACATATATGGAATATTTTAGGATGCATTGACCTatgatgatgtgcatgtgaacttcactCGAGAAGAATGGGAGTTGCTGAGTCCTCCACAGAAGAGtctctacaaagatgtgatgctggagatctACAGGAACCTCAATGCTGTAGGTAAGACTATGAATTTTGTCtcgttttttaaaaatggaatcaaCTGTTTCTTTATTATTGACGCTTTTCTGTAATGTCAATTGAGAATGAGGAAGAATGAGGTGGCTAAATAAAGTTTACTAAAGATAGTAATTTAAATTTGCTTAATTTCCAATAATACATCATACATCTTCTGGTACTATATTTTAGGCTACAATTGGGAAGACCATACTATTGAAGAACATTGTCAAAGTTCCAGAAGACATGGAAGGTAATTTTATGTGCAAGTTGGTATGAATATGCCTCTGAAAAAATGTTAATGTGTCCtggaacttttaaagaaaatcagcagtattaaaaattaaaaaagcactGCTTTAATTATATTGATTATTTAAATTCTCATAAATCCACATACCTCAGTGTCAGATGTCTGATTTGTGTTTTCAAGGCATTTCTCtaaaagagaagacaagaaaacaaTGCCTTAACAGATATTACCATTTGAATCATAGACACATTATGGCTACTCTGTAGAATTTACAATCTAGTCTCATAGCACTCACAAATTCCCAAAGATATATATTAGGTGATAAGTATATGTTTCTAATAAGCAAATATTCCATAGTAAATCTGATTACTCATATGGTAACTTTGCTAAGTTTAAGTGAGAAGGCAGTTTATGAGAGTCTAGAATGTTGTTGAGGAGTAAATTTCATTCCCATACCACATGTCTATGAGGAATAAACAGCCATAGTGCGTGAATGCAATGTGGAAGTCCTTCATTTGTTATTCTATTGTTAATAGGTATGTCTGGTGTCACAATGGATACAAGCCAGGTGAAAATAGGGATATTGAAATGAGCagtgtacctctctctctctaagaaaaattaaaatacatgtagTTGTCCATATTTGAGCAAACTTTCTCAGTGTGATACAACTTCATAATTAGTTGGTTTTGCAACTTCAGTTGAGAATATATCCATAAACTCACACTGTAGAAAATCCCTATGAGTACTAGGATTGTGgaaattcttttctatttctcctgCTTTACCTTGCCAATGTAGTATTGTAGTATATTTCACAATATAGGAAAATTCATGAATGTAGTCTGTGGTAAAGCTCTGagctcttccatttctcttcaaatttgTGCCAAATCTCATATAGAAAAAGGATGCTACAAATTTGAGCCATGTAATAACCCTCGTATCACTACAGGTATGGAAAACAAATCATAATGAAGGGGAAACCATGAATGTAAACAAAGTTATAAAAATCTTAAGGTgttctggtctacaaagtgagttctaggacagccagggctacacagagaaaccctgtcttgaaaaaccaaaaacaaacaaacaaacaaacaaacaaaaaccttaagatgtgatttctctttaaaattacaCCAAATTGTAAAATTAATTCCTCCAAATAAAAAGATTCCTTGGTTTAGTGAATGTGGTAAAGCTTTCATATATGCCAATTATCTTTACAGGCATGAAAGAAGTAGCACTGGAGCGAAACCATCTGAACGTATTCCTTATGGGGATGGCTTTGTACATCACAGTAGTCTCCAAATACAGAAAGTAATACATACTGGAAAGAAACACTACAAATGTAACCAATGTGATAAAGCCTATTCTCGACCCAGTACTCTCCAAGTACATAAAAggacacatactggagagaaaccttatgaatgtgatcaatgtggtaaagcctttgcacagCAGTCTCATCTCAAAGTGCATATAGTAACACATACCggtgagaaaccctatgaatgtaattgctgtggtaaagcctttgcacaacGTTGTCATCTCCaagtacataaaagaatacatactggagagaaaccttacaaatgtgttcaatgtggtaaagcctttggaggtcagaatgATCTTAAGAAACatcaaagaattcatactggagagaaaccctacaaatgtaatcagtgtggcaaagcctttgcatATCAATGCTCTTTACAAgcacataaaagaatacatactggcGAGAAACCCTATAAATGTAAGCAGTGTAGTAAATCCTTTTATTCTCATGGTCAACTTCgaaaacatgaaagaattcatactggagagaaaccttacaaatgtaatgaatgtggtaaagcctttgtatGTAATGCTAATCTCCGAACACATAAAGCATCACATCCTGGAGGGAATCCCTATGAATGTAAGCAATGTGGCAAAGGCTTTGCATATCAAAGTTATTTACAAGCACATGagagaatacatactggagagaaaccctatgaatgtaagcTGTGTAGTAAATCCTTTTCCACTCACAGTCATCTTCGAAgtcatgaaagaattcatactggagaaaaaccttacgaatgtaatgaatgtgggaaagcctttggaCAACAATCTTCTCTCAAAGTgcataaaataacacatactggagagaaaccctatgaatgtaagcTGTGTAGTAAATCCTTTTCTACTCACAGTCATCTTCGAAgtcatgaaagaattcatactggagagaaaccttacaaatgtaatgaatgtgggaaagcctttgtTTTTCAGAATAATCTCAAAAGACGTGAAAGTATTCATACTGGAGTGAAACTTTATGAATGTAAGCAATGTAGTATATCCTCTGTCTCTCATTATGAActtcaaacacatgaaaaacttcatactggagagaaaccttacaaatgtgatCAGTGTGGTAAAGTCTTTGGATATCAGAGTACTCTTCaagtacataaaagaatacatactagagagaaaccttacaaatgtgttcaatgtggtaaagcctttgtaaCTCAGAATGATCTtaagaaacatgaaagaattcatactggagataAACCTTCCAAATGTAGACAATATAGTAAAGCCTATTTACCATCAAATCACCTCCAACTACATAAAAGAGCATATACTAAAGAGTAACCCTATGAAAATAACCAATGTTGTATAAAGCCTTTACAGTGATCTTGAAAGGTATGGTTTAAATATACTTGGCCCATGGCAAGTGACAGTATTAGGAAGTATGTTCTTTCTGGAGTAGATGTGGTGtttgaggaagtatgtcactgtccTGGTAGACTCTGAGATCCTAAGCTAAAGCTCCTCCCAGGGCAGAAGAGTTttctggctgccttctgatcaagatgtagaactcttgtctcctctagcaccatgtctgcttggacaCTGCTCTtctttccaccttgatgatattACACTAAACTTCTGAATCTGTACACTACCCCCAATTAAATATCCTTTATAAggtttgccttggtcatggtatcttttcacagcaaaaaGAACCCAAATGAAGACAAACAGCATCAGACATagcacactggagagaaactgaCAAGCACATAGTTCTCTGCATGGTTGAATACAGAAATAACATGTTTTAAacagtctcttcttccttctctccttccatttttcctcatctacattcttctacatctccttttccttcccatttcttccCCCACCACCCCGAGGACAGTGATGTATTAAGATAGAATCTCATATGTAGTTTAGAGTACTCTTGGATTGAAaatcctcccacctctacctcttgaaggctgagattataggtgtgtatatcCTGCCCAGGTTTTTCTAACAGAAATCCATGGATGTGGAACCCTGAGCTACAAATTAACTGTGTAGTCTTTGAGAAATTGCTAAGGTGATGACATTATTGAGGAGTAGACTCAGACAGTAcagttgtgccttcatttttgcTACCTCCAGGGAGCCCACTACTATAGGGGTATGAAGTAAGCTTAGGCATTAGTTATAAAGCAGCCTGTTTTACATGAGACATTAATAGTCACCAAAAGGACCAAGAGGGACTAGAGCTTAAAGCACAGTAAAGGCATCCTGAAGCCAGAAAAGGACTCCAAGAGATGCTCTAACAGAGTCAATAATCCTTGGTTGCAAGGATCAACCCCAATGTGTTAAGAGGTGTAAGAAAAGTTTCCAAGGTGTTTCCCTCTAGCTTCAGAtggtgtttatttcatttaaacaatAGTGTTTATTTAAACCCAGACACATATTGAATAGAGTAGAGATGAAAACCTTAAGAGTCACATGGCAGTGTTTGCAGAGCCCTGAACTTATTGACAGCAGAATAAAGAGGGGCTTGTGTTTTTCTGGAGGAGGAATGTCAATGAATCTGGGCTGGTAGAACAAGAGATACAAATGCTCAAAGAGGTCCAGGGAAATCTCCGGGCATGATATACTCCCAATACCCATTCCCCTTGGTACTCTAACCCCTTGGTAGCCTGGATTCTTCCCCTCCTTGGCCCCATACTAGCCACTGGAGCCTTGCTTCTCTTGCCATTCTGTGTCCTTCAGTTTCTAAAGCAGCAAATGAGTAGCATTGCAAAAATCACTACCAATCAGGTCTTGGTTCAGTATCAAGCTGTTCCCAACATAGGAGACAGTTATTCTGATGACACCTCtcccttataaaaagaaaaagggggagttGTGGGGTAGTGAGCTGTGATAGCCTGGTCCCTGGTTGAGCTCAGGCTTAGAACCCAGGAGACCTGATGGGCTACTCTTCCTGCAAGAAATGGCAGGTGTTGGCCACGCCCCTTGGGCCCCTGGCACTTTTTGCAACTACACCCTCCCACAGTCCCCTACAGAGAGGTGTGTGGTCATCAGTCACATCTGAGCAGCACCAGgccttcccacatgcaaataaggtttccccaagctcccAGACTAAGCCAATGAGAATTACCTGCTGTCAGTCCCTGACctaccccaaaactgtatataagaatctTATCCAGAAAGATTAAGGGTGAAAACTACTCCATCCTCCCAGAGCTTCTGTCGTAAGAGCTGTAagacttgggaagaggtctgctctcctgaaatgcCACCTGAACCTccactgcactcctcactggctagttggccttGTTGGCCCATCCCAACCAAACTCATATGACAAAAACAAGGCCTCACTGGTTGTCCTAATTTCTGGTCACATCTCTCCTTACCATTTTCTAAAACTTGCCTGCTATCCTTCTCCTTTGTCGTTTGTGGATTTCTCCAATCCAGTCAATAGCACAGAAACAATGAAGTTTGGCAAGTTCTGGGTTCTGGTCCTCCCTCAAAGTACCAAGTACCAAAATACTAAACTAGCAATGAAGTTCTGTTACTTTAATCTTTCCCTGGTTTCAAAAAGCCAGGTTCCTGAATCATTCTCAATGTTTAGAAACTCTACCTTCCAGAGTGGAAGGTTTGAAGTTAGGGACTCACTCTAGTTACTTATTTCACTGTCACACAGAACAGTAGGACTTGATGAAATACAGACAgctcatgtacatgcacaacGTGGTCCCAGTGTGTAGGTAGTTTCACATAAAATTGTTTGTTGTACCTGCTGCTTGGTGTCTGTCaagagagagaattttatttgtttgtctgtcctcccaccttttaaaaattcttcgCACCAATGCTGAACTGTTTTGACAGAACAAATTTGATCTTAATGACAGTTTCTGTCTCTATTGTTGGTTAATTTAGTTATGCTTCCCTGTGTAATAGGTGTATATTGCTTTATTCATCAGTTATTGTCCCCAAGTCTCTATTATCAactgcttttcctctttcttagAAGCAGCCGAATTCATAGAATCATGTGTCTCTAGCTATTTGACACACTGAATAGAACTGTGTTCTGTTGTTTGTGATCTTAAGCCAATCTAAGATATACTATTAAGAATAATGTATGGCATTTCCCCTTGAGAGGTGATTCATGAGAATAAAAATCCTGTAAACATCCTAAATTTAGAAAATAGACTTAATTTATGTAAATATGGTAAAAATCCTACAGGATACTTTTAAGaaatcattttcttccatttatatgAATAATTAAGATAGTCATGAGTTAAGTGTAATTTcctctgtttttaaaagcaatgtaTTTCATGTGTGGGGGAGATGCATATGTGGGTCCTTGTGTGCTGTGCTGCATGCATAGAGCATCTAGCCAACAGGACTCCAGGCTTGCACATGCTTTGCACTGCCCCAGTCCTAGCAAACTGACCTTCTCAAACTTAAGTGAAAAAAATAGTGCATAACAAATATAACAATTGTGCCTTTAAGATAGATGAGGAGACTTCTTATATAATAACAGTACAATAAAGTAATGATAAAAACCTCTGTAGGATTTACAGTTGAGTGAAAGGGGCTAATATACTTTCTATGTAAATAACATCATAAACCAAATATAATCACCTGAAAATTGGATCTTAGACATGTATCTAAGCCTCATACACCAAAAGGGCTGTAGTTCCCACAATTGAAAGATATCAATCATGTGACTTTTAGAACAGAATATGATTTTAATGGAAAGTCTTACTGCACTACCTGAGGGGCTCCTCTGGCTTTTCTGCATTTGAGGTTCTTATTTAAATACTTGcatttttatgtataatttttatttacaaatttttatcttcttgaaCTCAAGGGCTTTTTCACAAGACAATGTACTCCTTACCTATCTGTGAGGTTGTGTCTTCTGAGGCCGCTGGGTACCTAAATTTCATATTACAAACTGAAAATATTCTTCACCATTCCCTGAAACGTGCTGACCATTGTCCTGTCTCCTGCTGTTTCCATGCTAGTAAATAGCAGGTGGTGAGCTGCATTGAGGCACATGCATGGAAGGACTCCAGCCCTCTTTCAAAGCACTGACATGCCACTAAGTTCTGTCTGTAACTGTGTCTCTTTCTGGAGAGAACAGATTCATTTAATGAAGTTAGTAGTCATACAATagctttttacttgttttattgtattgtgGAAAACTAGTAAAGGTCACTATCTCATGGGACTTTATTATAATGTGACTCAGTGCAGATGGCCTACATGTATGCAGGATACTGTTGTGGAGTATAATCTGAAATACAATTTAGAATTTATTCTGCCTGCCAATTGTTGTCCCTTGATGTAGATGGTCTTGTTTGTTCTCTTCcccttttaacattttaaagtgattttctcCTACCCTAAgcttcttctttggttttcttctttccatttctgtctccaTGGTCATCTAACTTACAGCTGTCTTTGTGGTCGTTTTCAGTGACCTTTTCCCTCAATCATTTCCTCAAAGCTTActggtgtttgtttcttttaaaagaagcagAATCATTTTTATAACATATGATTTGTTAATGTCAATATACATTATACTATATTACTGTAAACATCCTGATACATAATATGAAGTAAAATtaagcatttttttcctctttgatggTGTTTAGTGATTTCAGTTCTCACCTTAGGCTTGGCTACTAGCTATTTACTAACAGAAAACAGGGCTTAAATGTACTCTTATGGCTCAAAATATTTAAGTAGGATAAGGCAAGTTCTTTTACATGAGGCATCCTTCGTGATATTAAAAGTCAGgttaattcactttttttttttgcaaaatttaACAAATATATGATGGTTATAATCAGCACTCTAATCATTACTAAGTTAAGGATGTTGGTTCACATTCTTCtatacacacaaaagtaaaatctTTTCATATCTTATCTATAGCTAGTGATGTTGTGCATAGCAGAGTATATATGAGGATATTTAATTGATAAAGATTAAGtagttgcttctttttattcatcCATATGGTGTAATATGTGAGGACAGCTATTTTGTAAACAAGCATTCCAAACATGAAACATTCCACCTTCACATCTTCAGAAAACTTCTAAAGAACAAAGCTAAATAAAAAGTATCGCATAAGTTCCTGTCCTCAGAGGAACCTGCTGCCAAGAcatggaaggaagcagaggatgcCCACAGTGGATCACGGAACATGCTCTctgaaataaatcattaaagATTTCAAAGTGAAAATTTGTATAGTTCTTAGAAAACAAGAACATAATATTTGTCCCAAGGAGGAATGGCTACCTCATATCTGTAAGGGAAAAGAAAACTTCAagtttattccattttaaaaaatactatattttgtTTGAGAGCAAAGATGTGCTATGCTATGTCTGTTATAGAGTGTCCAGATAAGAGGATCTTATCTGGCCAGCTTTGTACATGTTCTGGACCTCATACACAACCTCAGTCCCAACTGTATCCTTCTCAACTGATCATTAAGGatataagtgaaaataaattacACTATGAATATAACAAACCAGAAATTATTAAGCcttgtaaacaaatgaaaattcttataaaataaacaataagtataataataaaatagaatgggGATAAAAAActagttacattttaaatgaaaggaaCTAACATGCTTTTATGAAAATGAGtacaacataaacaaaacataattaaCCATACATTTGATATCGACATGTGCCATAAAGCTCAGTGGCTCCCATAATACAACGAAATGAATCATGTGACTGTACAACAGCTTGATCCTACGTAGGCTCTATATCACTAGATAACTGGATCACAGGTCTTCTGCTTCTgacctttaaaatgaaatatttcagagTTTAGTGTGGGTTTGCATTTGAAAGTAAATTTTGCAAATGTTCATGTTATTGAGTCCATGTGCTTTTTCCAGGTAAGCCACATCTCCCACTACTCtattgattttgttctttcttccaagGCCTCTAAGTCCTCAGATTTCAtatgagaaactgaagaaagtGTCCTGACACATCTGGCCATTATTTCACTCTGTCAGTTGTTTAACCCTTCTTAGTTAATATCAACAGGTAAGTTTTTTGAAAAACTGACAATAGGGGTGGGGGTTCAAATATTATTCAAAGACTAGAAACTGTGTTTAGAAAATGTTAGAAcatgctttaaaattatttctagtaatatataaatataaatattaagttCTCTTCAGATCTAACAAAACTTTAGGATTAGAGGGTTATGGGTTAGGGTTAGAAGTtgcagggttagggttagagggaTGAGGGTTGGGATTAGGGTTAGAATTAGAGTTGGGACTTTAGGATTAGGGgtgttagagttagggttaggtttagagGTTTGAGGTTAAGATTAGAGGGTCAGGGTTAATGTTAGGGTTGTTAGAATTAGGCTTGTCAGGGTGAGGTGTTAGGGTTACGGTTGGgagattagggttagggttagagtatCAGAGGGTTATATTTAGAGTTAGTGTTAAGGTTAGGTTTAGGGTTATGTTGAGAGTTAGTGTTAGGgttataggaaaggaagaaaagaaatcccaCATTGATTCTTGTTATGGGTAGGTTTAGAGTTCGGTTTTGTTTTACGGTTAGAGTGTTATGGAGTTAGCGGTTTAGGGTTAGGGCTTAGGCAATTGGGTTTAGAGTTTAGGATTGGAGTTAGGGGTTAAGTGTTACGATTAAGGTTAGTGTTGGGGAATTAGGGTTagggctagatttttttttaagatttatttattatgtatttattataagtacactgtagctctcctcagatgcaccagaagtgggcatcagatctcattacaggtggttgtgagtcaccatgtggttgctgggatttgaactcatgaacttcggaagagcaattggtgctcttacccactgagccatctcaccagccgagGGTTAGATTTTAGGTTAGGGTTAAAGTTAGGGTTGGGAGGGTTATGGTTTCAGTAAGAGGGTTAGAGTGATAGAGAATTAGAGCAGAACACAGCTATTGCAAATCGcaaatcagggttagggttagggtaggtTAGGGTTAGGTGTTAGGGTTTAGAGCTTAGGCTTTAAGGTTTATGGTTCAgagtttagggttagggttaggtgtTAGGATTAGGGTTTAGGGTTAGGGGCTAGGGTTCGTGTTGAAGTTAGGGTAAGAGTTAGATGGTAGTATCAGGGCCAGGGGTTTGGGTTGtgggggttagggttagggttagggttagggttagggttagggttagtgttaggtATAAGTTTAGGGCTATGGCCATTGCTAATGTTTGAGTTTTGTTAGCTTTATGTTTATTGCTAGTGCTAGTGCTAAGTATTTGGTTAGGGATTTGTTTGTGTTAGGGTTTTGGGTGTGATGGTTAAGGCTAGAGCTAGGACTAATATTAAGGTTAGCACTTGGGCTCAGGTTATCGTTATGTGTAGGTTTAGGATTCAAGTTAGGGTCAGGGTTAGAGTTGTTTCTGGGACTGTGGCTGGTCCTGAGGCTTTGCGTTGAACAATATCTAGGGATAGGCTTAGGGTTAAGTTCAGGTTAAGTTAGCTTTGGTTGACAAGGATAGGGAATGAGGTAAAAGTTAGGTTTAGGTTATGGCTTGTACTAGGGTTAGGAGTAGGTATAGGCCTAGTGTTAGGGATAACTCGATGGTTAGTTTAAGGTTTATGTTTCAGGCTGGTGCTAGGgataggttagggttagggtttgagttagggttagagttagggttagggctaggtcTAGTGGTAGGGTTAGGGCTAGAGCTAGATTTATGGTTAGGGCTTCATCTGGCTCTAGAGTTAGGATTAGGACTATGTCTTGGGTTATATTTAAGACTAGGACTATGGATAGGGCTAGAGATTGGGTTATGTCTAGGGTTCTATTTTATGTATCATCTACTTTAACGTACTTTTCTTACAAGAATATAGAATTGTTCCgttttctgaaatgtttctgtGAAATGTACTGGGTTCCTATTCTTAAAAACACATGTTTTCCACCTAAGATCTTTAAAGCTAACTATATATAGGaacattaaatgaaattaagtcacttaagtgtactatcatatcatctccaaatagtgatatttttactttttcctttccaatttgtattctttgGCCTCCtattgttgtttaattgctctagctataacttcaagtactatgtttaCTAGTTGGGGTGAGAGTGgggagccttgtctagtccctgattttagtgggattgcttcaagtttctctccatttagtttgcaTTGGCTACtcgtttgctgtatattgcttttactgtgttcaggtatgggccttgaattcccgctttttccaagacttttaacaagaagggatattgaattttgacaaatactttttcagcatctaattaaATAATCATGTAGCTTTTTGATTTAAGTTtgtgtagtggattacattggtggttttccatatgttgaaccatcctagcatccctggtatgaagcctacttgattgttgtgaatgatagttttgatgttttcttggattcagtttgtgagaattttattgagtattattgCAAACCtaatcataagggaaattggattaaagttctctttctctgttgggtctttgtgtaatGTTgatatcagcataactgtggcttcatagaatgaattcgGTAGTGTCTGTTCTGTTGAATTGGgttctgtctgtttctattttgtggaatagtttgaagaatattgataTTAAGTCTTATGATAGAATTGTGTACTAAACCCATGGGgtctgggtttttcttttgttagcagacctttaatggctgcttctatttctttaggctttatggggctgtttaggtggtttatatgatcctgatttaactttggtacctggtatctgtctagaaatttatccacttcatccagattttttaactttgttgagtgtaggcttttgtagtaggatctgatgatttttgaatttcctgattctgttgttatatctcccttttccttctgattttgttaa from Mastomys coucha isolate ucsf_1 unplaced genomic scaffold, UCSF_Mcou_1 pScaffold22, whole genome shotgun sequence includes:
- the LOC116068856 gene encoding zinc finger protein 431-like isoform X1, giving the protein MLWSMLRQAPKLRHGERRVTANKGEKQGSEQRELDALTYDDVHVNFTREEWELLSPPQKSLYKDVMLEIYRNLNAVGYNWEDHTIEEHCQSSRRHGRHERSSTGAKPSERIPYGDGFVHHSSLQIQKVIHTGKKHYKCNQCDKAYSRPSTLQVHKRTHTGEKPYECDQCGKAFAQQSHLKVHIVTHTGEKPYECNCCGKAFAQRCHLQVHKRIHTGEKPYKCVQCGKAFGGQNDLKKHQRIHTGEKPYKCNQCGKAFAYQCSLQAHKRIHTGEKPYKCKQCSKSFYSHGQLRKHERIHTGEKPYKCNECGKAFVCNANLRTHKASHPGGNPYECKQCGKGFAYQSYLQAHERIHTGEKPYECKLCSKSFSTHSHLRSHERIHTGEKPYECNECGKAFGQQSSLKVHKITHTGEKPYECKLCSKSFSTHSHLRSHERIHTGEKPYKCNECGKAFVFQNNLKRRESIHTGVKLYECKQCSISSVSHYELQTHEKLHTGEKPYKCDQCGKVFGYQSTLQVHKRIHTREKPYKCVQCGKAFVTQNDLKKHERIHTGDKPSKCRQYSKAYLPSNHLQLHKRAYTKE
- the LOC116068856 gene encoding zinc finger protein 431-like isoform X2 — translated: MDALTYDDVHVNFTREEWELLSPPQKSLYKDVMLEIYRNLNAVGYNWEDHTIEEHCQSSRRHGRHERSSTGAKPSERIPYGDGFVHHSSLQIQKVIHTGKKHYKCNQCDKAYSRPSTLQVHKRTHTGEKPYECDQCGKAFAQQSHLKVHIVTHTGEKPYECNCCGKAFAQRCHLQVHKRIHTGEKPYKCVQCGKAFGGQNDLKKHQRIHTGEKPYKCNQCGKAFAYQCSLQAHKRIHTGEKPYKCKQCSKSFYSHGQLRKHERIHTGEKPYKCNECGKAFVCNANLRTHKASHPGGNPYECKQCGKGFAYQSYLQAHERIHTGEKPYECKLCSKSFSTHSHLRSHERIHTGEKPYECNECGKAFGQQSSLKVHKITHTGEKPYECKLCSKSFSTHSHLRSHERIHTGEKPYKCNECGKAFVFQNNLKRRESIHTGVKLYECKQCSISSVSHYELQTHEKLHTGEKPYKCDQCGKVFGYQSTLQVHKRIHTREKPYKCVQCGKAFVTQNDLKKHERIHTGDKPSKCRQYSKAYLPSNHLQLHKRAYTKE
- the LOC116068856 gene encoding zinc finger protein 431-like isoform X3; this encodes MLEIYRNLNAVGYNWEDHTIEEHCQSSRRHGRHERSSTGAKPSERIPYGDGFVHHSSLQIQKVIHTGKKHYKCNQCDKAYSRPSTLQVHKRTHTGEKPYECDQCGKAFAQQSHLKVHIVTHTGEKPYECNCCGKAFAQRCHLQVHKRIHTGEKPYKCVQCGKAFGGQNDLKKHQRIHTGEKPYKCNQCGKAFAYQCSLQAHKRIHTGEKPYKCKQCSKSFYSHGQLRKHERIHTGEKPYKCNECGKAFVCNANLRTHKASHPGGNPYECKQCGKGFAYQSYLQAHERIHTGEKPYECKLCSKSFSTHSHLRSHERIHTGEKPYECNECGKAFGQQSSLKVHKITHTGEKPYECKLCSKSFSTHSHLRSHERIHTGEKPYKCNECGKAFVFQNNLKRRESIHTGVKLYECKQCSISSVSHYELQTHEKLHTGEKPYKCDQCGKVFGYQSTLQVHKRIHTREKPYKCVQCGKAFVTQNDLKKHERIHTGDKPSKCRQYSKAYLPSNHLQLHKRAYTKE